In Astatotilapia calliptera unplaced genomic scaffold, fAstCal1.2 U_scaffold_1, whole genome shotgun sequence, one DNA window encodes the following:
- the LOC113017239 gene encoding zinc finger protein 3-like — protein sequence MLVLIRPVSVEAAMSSVQYLREFIKERLTAVYEEIFSEVQKTIVQYEEEINHQHRLPDISRKPDRNSHIIDLPQQYDCEEEEGLDEQQVCNQERNSSLDQEDPEPPQIKEEQEELCSSQEGEQLGLKKEAEGIIVWTDEEQLRLLETICKPEIKLHRIDVHQHAFEEEEVLTDQQVCNQERNSSLNQEDPETPQIKEEKEELGSSQKGEQLGLKQEADTFMVTPAYEESAYSKPEPNSEQLLSHSSPEAETRDNEKSQHVVSGTTRNTELNERRHSQRVDNLPVSSSKSRTDTKNKSIQCEVCGKTLQDEYNMITHLRVHTGEKPYSCSTCGKRFADLSTFKKHKRIHKGEKPYSCGTCGKRFAALSTFKKHMRIHKGEKPYSCGTCGKTFATSLEVKTHTRIHTGEKPYSCSTCGKKICTLSAFKTHMRVHTGEKPYPCGTCGKSFADLSTFKTHMRIHTGEKPHSCSTCGKGFIQKSSLDCHIRIHTGEKPFPCSICGKRFVDKLQLKKHMRIHTV from the exons ATGCTTGTATTGATCCGCCCAGTCTCAGTTGAAGCAGCAATGAGTTCAGTACAGTATCTGAGAGAGTTCATCAAGGAGAGACTAACTGCTGTTTATGAAGAAATCTTCTCAGAGGTTCAAAAAACCATCGTCCAGTATGAGGAGGAGATCAACCATCAGCACAGACTGCCGGATATCAGCCGGAAACCCGACAGAAACTCACACATCATAG ACCTCCCACAACAATATgactgtgaggaagaggagggtctggatgagcagcaggtctgtaaccaggagaggaactccagtctggaccaggaggacccagagcctccacagattaaagaggaacaagaggagctctgcagcagtcaggagggagagcagcttgGACTGAAGAAGGAGGCTGAAGGCATTATCGTCTGGACTGATGAAGAGCAGCTCAGACTGCTGGAGACCATCTGTAAACCTGAGATAAAGTTACACAGAATAG ATGTCCATCAGCATGCTtttgaggaagaggaggttCTTACAGACCAGCAGGTCTGTAACCAGGAGAGGAACTCCAGCCTGAACCAAGAGGACCCAGAGACTCCGCAGATtaaagaggaaaaggaggaacTTGGCAGCAGTCAGAAGGGAGAGCAGCTTGGGCTGAAGCAGGAGGCTGATACCTTCATGGTGACACCCGCTTATGAGGAAAGTGCCTACAGTAAACCAGAACCAAACAGTGAGCAGCTCCTTTCTCACAGCTCTCCTGAAGCAGAGACCCGAGATAATGAAAAAAGTCAGCATGTGGTCTCAGGAACTACTAGAAATACAGAGCTGAATGAGAGACGTCACAGTCAAAGAGTAGACAACCTTCCTGTGTCATCGAGTAAAAGTAGAACGGACACAAAGAACAAGTCTATACAATGtgaagtgtgtggaaaaactttACAGGATGAATACAATATGATTACACATCTAAGAGTTCACACAGGTGAAAAGCCGTATTCCtgtagcacctgtgggaaaagatttGCTGACTTATCAACATTCAAAAAACACAAGAGAATTCACAAAGGTGAGAAGCCGTATTCTTGTGgcacctgtgggaaaagatttGCTGCCTTATCAACATTCAAAAAACACATGAGAATTCACAAAGGTGAGAAGCCGTATTCTTGTGGTACCTgtgggaaaacatttgctaCTTCATTAGAAGTCAAAACACACACgagaattcacacaggtgagaagccgtaTTCCTGTAGCACCTGTGGGAAGAAAATTTGTACCTTGTCAGCATTCAAAACACACATGAgagttcacacaggtgagaagccgtaCCCTTGTGGTACCTGTGGGAAAAGTTTTGCTGACTTATCAACATTCAAAACACACATgagaattcacacaggtgagaagccacaTTCTTGTAGCACTTGTGGCAAAGGATTTATTCAGAAGTCAAGTTTGGACTGCCATATaagaattcacacaggtgagaaaccgTTTCCTTGTAGCATCTGTGGGAAAAGGTTTGTCGATAAGCTACAATTAAAGAAGCACATGAGAATTCATACGGTGTAA